The following proteins are encoded in a genomic region of Pseudodesulfovibrio mercurii:
- a CDS encoding EAL domain-containing protein produces the protein MAEQAERKVDEQTIREILNSGDVTAFFQPVVSITTKSIIGFEVFSRAGRDSGVGSDALFNEGLSPDITVEVDRLCRARALEQFKPIHAAHDRLLLFLNINPKIFPQVGKGSMVVADQARAAGIDPANVVLECPMNTPYLDAIEHYSGLVREAGFSTCFDNCAVDHPFSYSLNRVRPGYVKINRSFFAPEDGDENAGRTLEAFMSLARRVGCVVVAQCVESEEESLRLLEAGVNLQQGYYYTKEDEDRSNDPARLFFDKVAATHDKYKALKHRQVRGKKELYGDIFRTATAICNKLANLTEDRFEEGCRSLVQGRKGVISLFVVDDRGVQVTRRIHTGKSAGAAGGTGKGADLSAEDYVLYLDMGYDRFVTPPFLSPYTGGRACLVSRPFFSLSGLRYTACMEMSC, from the coding sequence ATGGCTGAACAGGCCGAGCGCAAGGTTGACGAACAGACGATCCGGGAGATCCTCAACTCCGGAGACGTGACCGCGTTTTTCCAGCCGGTGGTCTCCATCACCACCAAGTCCATCATCGGTTTCGAGGTCTTTTCCCGGGCGGGGCGGGATTCCGGGGTCGGTTCGGACGCCCTCTTCAACGAGGGATTGAGTCCGGACATCACCGTGGAGGTGGACCGGTTGTGCCGGGCCAGGGCCCTGGAGCAGTTCAAGCCCATTCACGCCGCGCACGACCGGCTGCTCCTGTTCCTGAACATCAACCCGAAGATATTCCCCCAGGTGGGCAAGGGGAGCATGGTCGTGGCGGACCAGGCCAGGGCGGCCGGGATCGACCCGGCCAACGTGGTCCTGGAGTGCCCGATGAACACCCCGTACCTCGATGCCATCGAGCACTACTCCGGACTGGTGCGCGAGGCCGGGTTCTCCACCTGTTTCGACAACTGCGCCGTGGATCACCCCTTCAGCTACAGCCTGAACCGCGTTCGGCCCGGTTACGTCAAGATCAACCGGTCCTTCTTCGCCCCGGAGGACGGGGACGAAAACGCGGGCAGGACCCTGGAGGCGTTCATGAGCCTGGCCCGCCGGGTGGGCTGCGTGGTCGTGGCCCAGTGCGTGGAGAGCGAGGAGGAGTCCCTGCGCCTCCTGGAGGCCGGGGTCAACCTGCAACAGGGCTACTACTACACCAAGGAGGACGAGGACCGGAGCAACGATCCGGCCAGGCTGTTCTTCGACAAGGTGGCGGCCACCCACGACAAATACAAGGCCCTCAAGCACCGGCAGGTCCGCGGCAAGAAGGAGCTGTACGGCGACATCTTCCGCACCGCGACCGCCATCTGCAACAAGCTCGCTAACCTGACCGAGGACCGTTTCGAGGAAGGGTGCCGGTCCCTGGTTCAGGGCCGGAAGGGGGTCATCTCCCTGTTCGTGGTGGACGACCGGGGGGTGCAGGTCACCCGCCGGATCCACACGGGCAAGAGCGCCGGGGCGGCGGGCGGCACGGGCAAGGGCGCGGACCTTTCGGCCGAGGACTACGTCCTCTACCTGGACATGGGCTACGACCGGTTCGTCACCCCGCCGTTCCTGTCCCCCTACACCGGCGGGCGGGCCTGCCTGGTCAGCCGTCCCTTCTTCAGCCTGAGCGGCCTGCGCTACACGGCCTGCATGGAGATGTCCTGCTAG
- a CDS encoding SLC13 family permease, whose amino-acid sequence MEPLTDVTAYLWGRLPLILLFVCGYLVYQLMAATRITDGFVAWALRRSRGHPRRVLFYIIAASAVLSSFIPNTITVLTLIPVLKRLDRDFADRGVTGMTTVLMCSAIYGAAIGGMGSPIGSPANAVLFAALDLFQVAGRDQLTFFNWFLWSVPLVAAFVAAAWFVAAGLGLPGAARGVTLDLSGPAGTGADARQRYGARLFWLYMGYFVLEAVARENMAGFAAVSPVVSLGFAALFLWLLFVRRAPDGGGRSGPLLRAGDLLKSVPRRGLVFILVLAALVGVVHWTGLDHRTVALAGSLLKGDMDPRLLFLVTILAVIFLTEVLSNTAVVAAFFTIAFYAAKGHGMDPLPLMIAVGVASTCAFMTPIATTSNALAFGEMKGASLKVMLGLGFVLNVLGALLMTGWLSWVLPRLY is encoded by the coding sequence GTGGAACCGCTGACCGACGTGACCGCCTACCTGTGGGGCCGACTGCCCCTGATCCTGCTCTTCGTGTGCGGGTATCTGGTGTACCAGCTCATGGCGGCCACGCGGATCACCGACGGGTTCGTGGCCTGGGCCCTGCGGCGCAGCCGGGGGCACCCCCGGCGGGTCCTGTTCTACATCATCGCGGCCTCGGCCGTGCTCTCGTCCTTCATCCCCAACACCATCACGGTCCTCACCCTGATCCCGGTGCTGAAACGCCTGGATCGCGACTTCGCGGACCGGGGGGTGACCGGCATGACCACGGTGCTCATGTGCTCGGCCATCTACGGCGCGGCCATCGGCGGCATGGGGTCGCCCATCGGCTCGCCCGCCAACGCCGTGCTCTTCGCGGCCCTGGACCTGTTCCAGGTGGCCGGTCGCGACCAGCTGACCTTCTTCAACTGGTTCCTGTGGTCCGTGCCCCTGGTGGCGGCCTTTGTGGCGGCGGCCTGGTTCGTGGCCGCAGGCCTGGGGCTGCCCGGGGCGGCGCGCGGCGTGACCCTCGACCTGTCCGGCCCGGCCGGGACCGGGGCCGACGCCCGCCAGCGCTACGGCGCGCGCCTCTTCTGGCTGTACATGGGCTACTTCGTGCTCGAGGCCGTGGCCAGGGAGAACATGGCCGGGTTCGCGGCGGTCTCGCCCGTGGTCAGCCTGGGGTTCGCCGCGCTCTTCCTCTGGCTGCTCTTCGTCCGACGCGCCCCGGACGGGGGCGGACGGTCCGGGCCGCTGCTCCGGGCCGGGGACCTGCTTAAGTCCGTGCCGCGCCGGGGGCTGGTCTTCATTCTGGTGCTGGCCGCGCTGGTGGGCGTGGTCCACTGGACCGGGCTGGACCACAGGACCGTGGCCCTGGCGGGCAGCCTGCTCAAGGGCGACATGGACCCGCGCCTGCTCTTCCTGGTGACCATCCTGGCGGTCATCTTCCTGACCGAGGTCCTGTCCAACACCGCCGTGGTGGCCGCCTTCTTCACCATCGCCTTCTACGCGGCCAAGGGGCACGGGATGGACCCGCTGCCGCTGATGATCGCGGTTGGCGTGGCCTCCACCTGTGCCTTCATGACCCCCATCGCCACCACCTCCAACGCCCTGGCCTTCGGCGAGATGAAGGGCGCGTCCCTCAAGGTCATGCTCGGCCTGGGCTTCGTGCTCAACGTGCTCGGCGCCCTGCTCATGACCGGCTGGCTCTCCTGGGTCCTGCCCCGTCTCTACTAG